Proteins encoded together in one Mastacembelus armatus chromosome 15, fMasArm1.2, whole genome shotgun sequence window:
- the npas4l gene encoding neuronal PAS domain-containing protein 4-like, giving the protein MTLWCNSCKCYVSAPCTSLHLPEDHRRSLCRRFRSTKGASKARRDHINNEIRNMRALLPITLEDQERLSYLHSMAAICTYIKKSVLFQGLPAGERLPRSLPYEAFLQALHGFILVTTTNGRLVYVSENVAKYLGISMVDVLQGDSVYDMVECSDIDIVRSNLDTDNYSSTERSFICCMQTSKAFKLQHGSSCSMLVRGSFKSFPQLCLSSSVACPTTGPLFVALCTPTVNRLSSSDSHLCHSFNSVHRLDMTFTQLPDSVLYFLGYSANEMTGRSWYSLVHPEDLSSSADSHRSLVQADEGFQIEMVLRLQCKDLSWTWIYTRANKNSECQSISCTNFIISEAEARFLQGKISSDACRPSPLSNACHFGAQQVSHTQSYSCAKCFKRQRTSNSQSEEPCAKVRRESEQDYGVTWVSSKGDSSPIPLGDSPALFTPPYSPTSSSSPLQQEELSHDLLMDVHGYTDQLLSSPEGSPSYYSYPEAGLPCQQSPSGSLPAPAEQTFDQTAFGTLTARSPLSPSSPTYDFQACMSDARLVPDCLSVFDMSESPVDCALHEDDFTLLEQPQGGTLIHFLHVPHHVLPMHSSLLTPNQSPTSTESSQYNEMEQEEISILAQQISSLASTFDMYHTMSLPNVSQPTAPNTVASACSSHHLPVLSVLPLKRDLVPDDVVFDSILKDLHMVTRKNSTPGPAVVSCSYQQGLVCSRSDTRQQEPLGLSTASPEDSLSAEQFTAMDPFSSQLGSHDQNNGLHQLNHYVQSSLQQDGLAEENLY; this is encoded by the exons ATGACTCTTTGGTGCAACTCGTGCAAATGTTATGTAAGCGCCCCGTGCACCTCTCTTCATCTGCCCGAGGATCACCGCCGGTCGCTCTGCAGAAGATTCAG ATCCACTAAAGGAGCATCCAAAGCCAGACGGGACCACATCAACAATGAGATCAGAAACATGCGCGCTTTATTGCCCATCACCCTGGAGGACCAGGAGCGTCTCTCCTACCTGCACTCCATGGCCGCCATCTGCACCTACATCAAGAAGTCTGTTCTCTTCCAGG GGCTTCCGGCTGGGGAGAGATTACCCCGTTCCCTTCCATACGAGGCCTTTCTTCAAGCCCTGCATGGCTTTATCCTGGTCACCACCACCAATGGGAGGCTGGTCTATGTGTCTGAAAATGTAGCTAAATATCTTGGTATCTCCATG GTGGACGTGCTTCAAGGAGACTCTGTCTATGACATGGTGGAGTGCTCTGACATCGATATTGTTAGATCCAACCTGGACACTGACAATTACTCATCAACAG AAAGGAGCTTTATATGTTGTATGCAAACCTCCAAGGCCTTCAAGCTGCAGCACGGCAGCAGCTGCTCCATGCTTGTCAGAGGGAGCTTCAAGTCCTTCCCTCAGCTCTGTTTGTCCTCGTCTGTAGCCTGTCCCACCACCGGGCCTCTGTTTGTGGCTCTCTGCACCCCCACAGTGAACCGCCTGAGCAGCTCTGACTCCCACCTCTGCCACAGCTTCAACAGCGTGCACAGGCTGGATATGACCTTCACTCAGCTTCCAGACAG tgttttgtattttttgggATACTCAGCGAATGAAATGACAGGTCGCTCATGGTACAGTCTCGTCCATCCTGAAGACCTTTCATCAAGTGCAGATTCTCATAGAAGTTTAG TGCAGGCAGATGAGGGCTTTCAGATAGAGATGGTGCTGAGACTCCAGTGCAAGGATCTGTCATGGACCTGGATCTACACTCGCGCTAACAAGAATTCAGAGTGTCAGAGCATCAGCTGCACTAACTTTATCATCAG TGAAGCAGAGGCCAGGTTTCTGCAAGGGAAAATCAGCAGTGATGCCTGCAGGCCGTCACCTCTTTCAAATGCCTGTCATTTTGGGGCTCAACAAGTGTCACACACTCAGAGCTACAGCTGtgctaaatgttttaaaagacaGAGAACGTCTAACAGCCAAAGTGAGGAGCCTTGTGCCAAAGTTAGGAGGGAGTCAGAGCAAGACTACGGTGTGACATGGGTCTCCTCCAAAGGCGATAGCTCACCTATTCCCTTGGGTGACAGCCCTGCTCTCTTCACCCCTCCTTACAGCCCGACCTCCTCCAGCTCCCctctgcagcaggaggagctCAGCCATGACCTCCTGATGGATGTGCATGGATACACAGATCAGCTGCTGTCGTCCCCAGAGGGCTCTCCCTCCTATTACTCCTACCCAGAGGCAGGGCTCCCCTGTCAGCAGTCGCCCTCAGGCTCCCTCCCTGCACCTGCTGAACAAACTTTTGACCAGACAGCCTTTGGCACGCTTACTGCTcgctctcctctctccccctcatCTCCGACTTATGATTTCCAAGCTTGTATGTCTGATGCTCGATTAGTTCCCGATTGCCTGTCTGTGTTCGACATGAGCGAGAGCCCAGTGGACTGTGCTCTGCATGAAGATGATTTCACCCTTCTTGAGCAGCCACAAGGGGGCACCCTCATCCACTTCCTTCATGTTCCCCATCATGTGTTGCCCATGCATTCCAGTCTCCTTACGCCCAACCAGTCTCCCACATCCACAGAGTCTAGCCAGTACAACGAGATGGAGCAGGAAGAGATCAGTATTCTGGCTCAGCAGATCTCCTCTCTGGCCAGCACCTTTGACATGTACCACACCATGAGTCTTCCAAATGTGTCCCAACCTACAGCACCCAACACTGTGGCCTCAGCCTGCAGCTCCCATCACCTTCCCGTCCTTTCGGTCCTCCCTCTGAAGCGCGATCTGGTCCCCGATGACGTTGTATTTGACAGCATCCTGAAAGACCTGCACATGGTCACAAGGAAAAACAGCACGCCGGGCCCAGCTGTTGTGTCATGCAGCTACCAGCAGGGCTTAGTGTGCAGCAGGAGTGACACCCGACAGCAGGAGCCCCTCGGGCTCTCCACGGCCTCCCCGGAGGACTCGCTTTCTGCAGAGCAGTTCACTGCCATGGACCCCTTCAGTTCGCAGTTGGGAAGCCATGACCAAAACAATGGGTTGCATCAACTCAACCACTATGTACAGAGTAGCCTTCAGCAAG ATGGACTTGCTGAAGAAAACCTCTACTGA